CTGCCGTAGGTGACGTCGTACGAGCCGAAGTTGGTCACGTACAGGCCGAAGCCGAAGGTGACCAGCACCCAGGAGAGCAGGGCCACCGCCCCGCCCGGGGTGAGCCAACGGAACCGGGGCTGCTGGACGTTGGGTGCGATCCAGAACAGCATGGAGAGCAACATCATCATGATCATGGCGAGCACCGGCCACTTCACCAGGCTCCAGGCGTTCCGGGCCAGCCCGCCGGCGCCGATCAGGTCACCGACCGCGTCGGCGACCGGACCACTGACGATCAGCCCGACCGCCACCACGGCGAGCAGGATCAGCGCCAGCCCGGCCAGCCCCATCTGCAGTGGGCGCAGCCGGTAGACCGGCCGCCCCTCGGTCACCCCGTAGATGGCGTTCGAGGCCCGGGTGAAGGAGCCGATGAACCCGGAGGCCGACCAGAGCGCGCCGAGGAGGCCGAAGCTCAACAGCGCCTTCGAACCGCTCTGCTGCTCGACCACGCCGCGTACCACGGCGACGAAGCTGTCGTTGCCGACCACCGACCCGGCACCCATCTCCCGGGCCAGGTCGATCACGGTGTCCACGGTCCGGTCGCCGTCGGAGACCAGCCCGACCAGGGCGACCACCACGATGGTGGACGGAAACAGCGCCAGCACCCCGTAGTAGGTGAGCGCAGCGGCCAGGTCCGCGCAGTTGTCCTTGACGAAGTTCTGCCCGCTGCGCACCAGCACCCCACGCCAGGTGGTCCAGCTCAGCTGCCGGATCCGGGCGGGCAGCCGTACCCCGGTCCGCCGCCGGTCCAGCGTGGGGTCCTGCTCCGTCGCCCCGGCCGGGTCGCCTGTCGTCGTCACGAGCGCTCCCTGTCTCCGGCCGCGAGGAACGGCCCGGATGGTACGCCGGCCGGCCTGGCGGTGCGTCTGTGCGCGGGCGGTACCCGGTGGGGAAAATCGACAAACGCGGCACGCCCGGTGTCCCGGTGGGAAAAGTTTGCCCGAGCCGCTGCGGGGAACGCTCGTTGGCAGTCCAGCGACGCGGAGGAGGACGAGATGCCCGGGCGCGAGGTACTGCCCAGCACGCTGCGGCGCTCTCCGGAGAAGGCCCAGCGTACGTGGGTGAAGACGCACGATTCGGCGGTCGAGACGTACGGCGAGGGTGAGCGGGCGCACCGTGCCGCCTTCGCCGCGGTCAAGCACCGGTACGAGAAGGTGGGCGACCACTGGGAGGACAAGGGGCGCAAGGGGCCCAGTGACCGGCAGGCCGCCGGTGGCGGTCCGGCCCGGCGGGCCCCCACGGCCGGTGGCGTGGACGCCAACGCCAGCAAGGACCACCTGCTCCAGGTGGCCCGCAAGCTGGACGTCAAGGGACGCTCCAGCATGACCAAGGCGGAGTTGGTCAAGGCCATCGAGAAGGAGAACAACCGGCAGACCCGCAAGGCCCGCCAACGCTGACAGGTGTAAGGAAGGGTCCCCTGTACATCAGAAAGCGATAACAGGGGGCCCTTCCTTACCTCACCAGGTGGGGGTGGGGGGTTCCAGGTGGACGGCCTTGGTGGTGGTGAGTTCGTCGAGCAGTTCCGGGCCGTACCCGAAGCCCTGGCCGCTGCCCCGGCGCGGCTGGGCGGCACCCCCGGGCGCGCCCCCGAAGACCGCGTTGACCTTGACGGTGCCCACCGGGAGTTCCCGCCAGGCCCGCTGGGCGTGCCCCATCGACGCGGTGAGCACCGTCGCGGCCAGCCCGTACGGTGACCGGGCGGCCCGCTTGAGCGCCTCGCCGAACGAGTCCACCACCACGACCGGCGCGACCGGCCCGAACGTCTCCTGCCGGACCAGCGCCATCTCGTCGGTGCACCCGGTGACCACGGTGGCCGGGTAGAACGCACCCGGTCCGGCCGGCAGCGTGCCACCGACCCGCAGCCGCGCCCCCTCGGCCACCGCCGCGGTCACCTGACCGTGTACGTGGTCCCGGTGCCGCCGGTCCACCAGCGGCCCCAGCTCGGTCCCCGGATCGCGTCCCGGCCCCATCCGCAGCGCCCCGGCCCGTTCCACCAGCGCCGCCACGAAGTCGTCGGCCAGGTCCCGGTGCACGTAGAGGCGCTCCACCGCCACGCAGATCTGCCCCGCGTTGGCGAACGCCCCCAGTGCCGCCTGCTCGGCGGCCCAGCCCGGATCGACCCCGGCGTCGACGATCAGCGGGTCGCTGCCACCGTTCTCCAACAGCGCCTTCGCCCCGGTCCGGGCGCAGGCCGCCGCGATGGCCCGCCCGGTGGCCGTGGAACCGACGTGCGCCACCACGTCCACCTCCTGCCCGGCCAGCGCCG
Above is a window of Micromonospora yangpuensis DNA encoding:
- a CDS encoding YihY/virulence factor BrkB family protein, with translation MTTTGDPAGATEQDPTLDRRRTGVRLPARIRQLSWTTWRGVLVRSGQNFVKDNCADLAAALTYYGVLALFPSTIVVVALVGLVSDGDRTVDTVIDLAREMGAGSVVGNDSFVAVVRGVVEQQSGSKALLSFGLLGALWSASGFIGSFTRASNAIYGVTEGRPVYRLRPLQMGLAGLALILLAVVAVGLIVSGPVADAVGDLIGAGGLARNAWSLVKWPVLAMIMMMLLSMLFWIAPNVQQPRFRWLTPGGAVALLSWVLVTFGFGLYVTNFGSYDVTYGSLGAVIAFLVWLFLSNCALMFGVQINAEVQRGRQLQAGGPDPAERILPPRAPADA
- a CDS encoding ChaB family protein, translated to MPGREVLPSTLRRSPEKAQRTWVKTHDSAVETYGEGERAHRAAFAAVKHRYEKVGDHWEDKGRKGPSDRQAAGGGPARRAPTAGGVDANASKDHLLQVARKLDVKGRSSMTKAELVKAIEKENNRQTRKARQR
- a CDS encoding aldehyde dehydrogenase family protein codes for the protein MYRVEQLIGGVWGAGGTGGQQTVVDPADGTPVSTVPVATADEVVKAVAAAREAAPGWAATAPADRAAALVRAAAAVEAAAEDLARATTAEMGKPLDDARGGVAAGIGTLRQYAELGPLRGGRTLHGATDAIDFMTPQPRGVVAVITPWNDPVAVSCGLLGAALVTGNVVLYKPSERTPATGWLLARALDEALPSGVLSLLTGGAEVGAALAGQEVDVVAHVGSTATGRAIAAACARTGAKALLENGGSDPLIVDAGVDPGWAAEQAALGAFANAGQICVAVERLYVHRDLADDFVAALVERAGALRMGPGRDPGTELGPLVDRRHRDHVHGQVTAAVAEGARLRVGGTLPAGPGAFYPATVVTGCTDEMALVRQETFGPVAPVVVVDSFGEALKRAARSPYGLAATVLTASMGHAQRAWRELPVGTVKVNAVFGGAPGGAAQPRRGSGQGFGYGPELLDELTTTKAVHLEPPTPTW